The nucleotide window CCAGGTCTTTATGTGCCAGCAACTGGGCGCACAGTGGCTGCAGGTGTGAATAATCAGCTGGTTAAGAGGCAGGGCCGCACCTAGAAACACACAGgagggaaaagaaacaaacacacacacacacacagagctctgtgGCTGTAACAGTTTATATAACTAGAGTTACAGTTATAAATAGAACCACATGCAGTGATGCTGGGCTTCCAAGCTAATATGGGAATGTTGAAGAGTTAATGTGGTCAGGGGTCAAGAGCCACGTGGGAATATTCAgactacatttttaaaaaagtgctgGTGATGTATGCTGTAAGAGGCCCATATTTTGAACTGTCATCTTTTAACATTTGCTATCTTTGAAAACATTCAGTAAGCTAGTTTCAGATGTATCTGGTGTATTTGAAGGTTATTTTTTGGAAGCCTAGTGAGGCATACCAGATTTCCTAATAACAGAACAAACTATAGTGGagtccactttgttttttgtttttttttttttttttttgagctggaGAGCACTCCAGATGTGATTTTACAGTCCACAAATCCTATGCAGAAAACCTAGCtctaaaaaattaaatgcataaGCTTTGAGGGAGAGACttgttttcaaaaaagaaaaagaaaactgtagGGAAATCCAGCATCCAGTATCTCTCTACACTActaaacatccacacacaaacacacccagaccATAATCATACCATGTGTCTTAGTCAGGTTTAATGGTGTCTTGGTATCATGTGTCAGAATCAGCAGCCATGACTGTTTTTGCCACAGCCAAACctgatactgtttttttttttttttttttttttttttttttttttttttcaactaaaaCCCTGATGATGCATCTGGTTGAGTCTGGTTACTATTCTGAAAGTAGATTTGACTGATCAAAAATAAAGTCTAAAGAAATGATAACCTTTCTTTGACCTAGTAAATTCCTTTGTATTTAAACCTTTCACATGTATACTATATACTTGTTTTAATGTGTTCATTACTGTGGCCTGAGTCTTGTTGTGCTCAACGAGCAGCAATCCATCTAATTAGAGTTCGGGCACTGCCTTTGTATGGCCAAATGTTTCAAGTTTTCTGAAAGTGTCACATGTTTTCTCAAGGTTTCAGCCTCCCCTTCCACTCGCTGCCTGTTTCAAATGTCTTCTTCCATTGGTTGCACAGAATAGAAGCCCCATGACCAGCCCCTCCCTTCCAACTAATGAATGCCCCTGCTTTCACTTTTCCCGCTCCTCCACTGAAAAATACCATTGTTGAGTCTCTCTCCATGAGCACACATGTGGTTTGGCTTGAGTGTTGAGTTCAATGTCTGTTCACCTCCCCCACAGCACCAGAGGCAAATCCACTGATAGGAAATAATATCTATCAGAGGTGATAGTGGTGGGGACAGCCTTTTACACCACGTCAGTCCTGTTTTATCGGCACATTGCAGACTTTAGACTCCAATAGGTTTTACCAGGACTAAGTTCAAACAGTAGAATCATTAAACTATTATCATGTTGAAATCATCACTGAGATTAGTCAAAACCCCTACTAACTGAGATTAGTCAAAACCCCAAAACCCCTACACTAAGTCTTGTAAAAGGTATACTGGGAAGAGAGATGAAATGAAGCTTTTATTCATATCCCCTAGAGAGGCCATTTTTGTTTCCCCTTGCTTTCCTTCtccgtgctttttttttttttttttttttacacagatgTTGTCTTTCTCTGATCTAGAATTAGATTAACATGGAGGAATCATTCTTTGTTCTACGGCCAAGGCAACAGTTTCATTGACAGGCTTGGATATAATCACATTTCCCTCAGCACAGAAACTGGAGGTCATGTCGTCCCATGACTGAATCATTACAAAGGCTTAGGTTGTGACAACTTTTGTCTGGTTCAGTGATAAAATGGTGATGAAAGACTAAAATGACCCTGCAGTTTGTTTACATGCAGAGGCTGACCTGTGCTTTGTTTATTGACCATTAAATCCAAAGCAAGTTTTGCTACTTCTGTTATACCTTGACATATCTCTTATTATACTTTCAAATGTCTCAATAGCTTTTCAGCAATTTGTCAAGGGTTTAGCACTAGCAgtgttgtttgtggtggtttTGGTGGTGATCTTAAtggtatagtgtgtgtgtgtgtgtgtgagagagagagagagagagagagagagagagaaagggagtgtgagagagagaagggagggggtaggtggtgggaggagaagagagaacaaGTGTTTTCTTGAGCTAGGAATAtagcacatacatacatgatgGGTCTGGAGGAAGGAGGTTATTGGTGGACAGGCTGCGTTGGCTTGTTTTATCAGACAGTGGCCGGTCTCTGCTAATCTCTGGACCCTCAGATTGAGCAACATAACAACACCCAGGTTCTTTGGAATACAGAGGATAAAGAGGCAGAACAACTGGATCAAGTCAACGAAGGACATGAGACAGCAAATGTTGGCTGAACTGAATTAGTGTGCCTAGGGAAAACAACAACCGTAAAATCGAAGTTAAAAATTGATAGAGCTGTTATGCTGGTCAAATCACAGAGGCATGGTGTTGGAAAGAGAGCAACTTTTTGAGATTTGGGGAGGAGTAAGAAAGACTTTAGAGTTCGGGGGGGTCAGAGGCAGGGGTCCAATAGAGAGTAATTGTGGTGACAGCCAGTGCAAGGGAACAAGGACTCATGTGAGACACAGAGGAATTAACAGATAAAAGACACTGAGAAGGGCAGGGAACAGAGAGGGACTGGCAGACCCAGGACTGAACTTCAGTATGGGGGTAAAGAGCAAGGCTGCTGCGGCTATCATAGTCCTACTGCTATTCCTCGGCTCCCTGTGGCTACGTGAGTAtttccaaatgtgtgtgtgtgtctgtgtgtctgtgtgtgtgtgtgtggctaatATATTGTACTGTTAATCTATACAAGCCCTCCTTGTTTGGAATGCATAAGCTGTAGGTTGGGAATGTGTCACATGCTGCGGTTACTGGAGACTGGAGCTTGGTAGTCACACCACTTTATCCTTACTCTTACTCTGAGCTCCCTTAGTATTTTgataatgttttcatttatgtCTTGGCTGATTGTGTGGGACATGAGGTGTCACAATCTTGTGCAGTTTAAGTACAGAACTTTCATGATTTATCTGTATCAAACAAACAACTGAAGAGATACAGTGTTTAATTACATCTAAAGGTCTGTGTCCAGTTAACATTTCCATACTCATGCTATCTTTTCATAGGGCTGTCATGTCAAGCTTTTTGTATACCAGTAAGTCTCTGCCAGAATTTAACAGTGATTTTGCTtggctttcatttacactgagGCAGTACAGACTACGGTGCATAAAAGGAGACAAGTTAACTAAAATATCCTTTGGTATAAACATTATTAACTGTAACAGCTGTTTCCCCCTTCCAATTTCCATTCAGTTGTGAACACgaatattaataattataattatgcaAGCAATCTTGATATCTAAAAGCAGCTAATAATTAGTGTAAAGGGGTTAAAATCATGGATCATGTGATGTCTTTCTCTGGGCCCGCTTAAAATCCTAGCTCCTGCTCACTATATAACTTGGAGATTTGGGAGACTTGGGCAGACTGAAGTACAGAGTACACATTTTTTAGAAGTTTTCAGTCATTTAAATGAGAAGAGATATAAGCATGAACTAAACTGGCACAAGATAAAATGTAGGTCACTACCATAAGTCAGACATATATTTCAGGCCCCTGCTAAACAggctgctttgtttgttttgaactgaTGGAGTTCAACAGGTCCAGAGAAAATCCTTCTGTGCCTATGAACTTTGGGGGCTGAGCTTTAGTGTGTGCTTCTGTTGGTGACTCAGTGACTTAGTGACCGGGTGCTGCAGCCAACCCAGCAGATCTGTAAACAATGGCAGATTTTGCAGCTTTTGTCAGCAGCATGGTTAGGGTGACCCTCCTTCAACCTTATGAGGATCTAGGTTCAAGCACTGCGTCAGCAAGCATCTGCTCTACTCAAGTgttcttgagcaagacactgatgGAGTTGACCCTCCCTGGATTGGAGCAtgcaaaaagagaaatttcTTAGGCTGTTAAGTGTCACATGATTGTTATTCACATAATGGAGCACCACAATGGCATTTGTTAGTAGATTTCTATAAGCTGGTCACTACTGGCTAACACTGAGTGTACAAAGTTTAGAGTTATTTTACGTTAATGGGGTGATAAAaccagttggaaaaaaaaatattttcttattaATGTAGTACTTATTATTCTTTGGTACCATCTTCATTATATACCAAAATTTGTAAGTTCCTAAAAGCCAGTAGCTGTCATAAAATGGAGTTTATGGGAcagcattttctacagtaatccattccagcagggctgggtgggctttagttccccttgtagggtaacaatattgtctggacaCTGAtaagaccaaccagctgtccagcaaagtgaaaatatcctatatgttggaactgaaataacTAGTCTTACTGGTGCTGGTGCTGCAACAAtatgttaattaatgttttcTTGGCTAATATTGCTGTACAGCTCACTCGCTAAAAACTTTGAAGGCTTGCAGTAGCAGAGCTGATGTGGGAAAGTCCATGTCACCAGCTAGAGCTCCATGCTGGACTGAAACACTCTCCTGGCCCTTTCCTCTTCTGATGCAATATAACATTcaattggtaaaataatcctcactaaaaaaaaaaaaaaattgatttgtaTCCAGGCTCAGCACCAAATCAACATATTGTGCTTGTGAGCTAAAAGTTTCTGTTCTTCACCAGTAATCATTTGTTGAAGCAAGATGAGGATAACATGCTTGTAGaagccaataacgtaataactgccaataacataataacggccaataacgtaataaatTTGcccttttaaaatgtaataggccaataacataataactggccaataaagtaataaaagtgAACCGATAACGTAATAACTTTtggccaataacgtaataacttTTGGCCAATAATAGgcctgcttaaaaaaaaaatctttgcaaatGTAATCACTaagccaataatgtaataatatactAATATCACttgatttaaattttatttattggatataacagtaataaaatgctctctctctctctctctctctctctctctctctctctctctcctctctataTATGATATGTAACTCACTCTTGAATACATTattgggtcattccatgtcatttcaacaaatggcccacacacttgggtctcaaaaaattctgaaaaattcaccagttgttccttatttatccaataggcacactgtaaaattttatttcgcacggatggatactttttgagatatggccaatttagtgagggagTCATGTGTTGGTTTTGGTGCGATtgtaactggtaggcatgccagcccctcaaaaatggaaaaaaaacttacacGGATTTCATGGTCGACCAtatttgggccttcagaaaacaactttgtatatgCTTCAGcctcttgattttttcagagctttgagatacatacatggactgttcaaagcattaatggttagtcagatatatgcatcggtttctggatggcacATATCATAtatagagaggagagagagagagagagagagcattttattacagttatatccaataaataaaacttaaatcaaGTGATATTagtattttattacattattggctcagttattacatttgcaaaaaaaattttaagtaggccaataatgtaataaccagCCAATAATGTAATCAGTTATTACTCTATTGGCCaaaagttattacattatcgTTCAGGacttttattaaattttatttttattggctgttattatattattggctgttattacattattggcagttattacgttattggcttCTACAAGGCTGCAGCTGAAGGGCATCAGTCCAATGCTTGTTTAACTCTATAGTAATGTGTCTGCCTTCTCCCAAAAACCAGAATGATGTTGGATATTTGGTGGATTTGCATTTTTCCACCAGTCAGTAATTTGTTTGGCAAGTTACTGAGTAGCCAGTATCCATTATTAAGCTAATTTTGGTCATGTATGATCCACAGGCAACCACCCTCTCACCCACTCACTGGAAATTGTTCAGTATCATTCTGCAGCAAGAAATCACAAACTGACATAGTAGACAGGTTAAAGGTAATGCATAAAGAATACTAAAATAAGTTATTTTCATAGTAGCAACATTTCTAGCAATAACTACTGGCTGTCTGTAAAGACGTTTTTGAGGATGGCACTGGCAGGGTAGTCAGGAGCCATCATAATAGTTTATGGATTATGCAACCTGCAGAAGTATGTTAGGAGAAATGGATGGGTGCCCAAAATTGATTCCTGCTGGACTCCACATGACACAATGTCTGCTGAGGAAGATGATGCTTATTGTGACAGAGAAGCATCTGTTGGAGGGGTATGAGCTCTGCTCAGTGCTGCGTCTGCAGTACCCACCCACTGCGTGAGTCAAGCAATTAAAATTTCATGATTTGCTTTGTCACAAGCTGGACTGAGTTCTGAAAGGAttgaaattaaatatcacaCTGCATctactgtaacaaaaaaaaaaaaaagtaatttgttgCCTTAAGAATGTCAGTGTCTGGGCTATGTTCAATCTAAAACCAAATTGAAAATTCTTCAGAGAGTAGTAAGGTAGGCCTCTATCTACCTGTCTGCCTTTTTTATAATAAGTTTCTCATGTTAGCAGCACTGTACTAGATCTGTCAAATGTTGGTGATGTTGTTTGCCACCAAGCTGTTGTGAGAGAAGATAGACTCAAATCTATTTTAATATGCTGAAAAGGTAAAGCTGGGGATTATCTGTCACTAAGAGTATCTGGTGATACATGTAAGAAAAGTATTTCCCACTGGAGACATGACGTTGTATTGAAATGTGCTGAAATTACTAAGCCATATGCTCACCCCGAAAAAGGACACAACTAAATCTACATCTATATTTTTTCTACTATTTTCATCTTTCAAAGAATACGAGGAGGATAAAGCGTAGATTTTCAGCTCTGATCTGATATTGTCAGTCATATCAGAGCAGTTAAACAAAGAGGGAGcttattttgtttatgtaataTTTGTGAAGATATCAGCCATCAGGTTTACCTCTCGACTTTGTTGTGTTAGGCATTATGGAAAACATGCTTGACTAAACAGTAAACAACAGTTATTGATCCTCCAACTCATCATGATCTTATTGtttaaatgtaaacatgaagccccgcgatggactggcgacctgtccagggtgtttccttgccttcgccctatgagcgctgggatacgcacctgaggataagcggtttagaagatgaatgaatgaatgaatgaatgaatgtaaacaTGAATAACCTTAATGCCCCTTTCTTTGTGGGATTTAATAGGAAAATTTGTATATTTAATTATGGAAATTAAGAAGGATTTTATTTGGTTCCAATAATATCAAACAGGAGACCGATAAATAATCTGATGTATTAAAGACACCCACAGAGCTCAGACTGCTTCCCTGGAATATAATATTTCTCCTTTTACTGATCGTTGTCTCTTTATgaccctccctctttctctttacaATGTCCCATGGCAGAAGGAGGGTTGGATTACCACTGGGATTCTTGTTTGAAAGGTTATAATCAGGTCAATAAGGTAAGAGTGGAAGCAAATCATGAAGTAATAattcataacattttatttcactgtggTTGATTTTGTGAAGGAGCTTGTCAGTTACACCCCAAATTACTTCTTCTGACTGTCCTCTCTCCGTTTCcctttttccctccatctcctgTCTCCAGCTTTACCCTCTGTCCAATAGCAGTGAGGGTTATGGGGCTGAGGGCCCAGAGGTCCTGGGGCAGTGCCCTGGTCAGACCTTCCAggtgtcgctgctgctgtcccaCCTGCTAGCTGCACCAGCCTTCACCTCTGacgtgctgctgcagccataTCTCTCCAGCTGGGATGAGCTTGTGAGGTAAGCTCACTAGAGGGAAATACGAGTGAGGCAAAAATACATTCACTTCTAACCTCTAACATGAATGATTACCATGATCTGGACTCTGAGCTATAAGCTGAATCACTCTCATGTCTTTACCCCACCAGGTTCATGGAGGCTCTGGGCCCAATGGTTGGACTGATCTCTAAAGAGATAGAGACCAAGACTTCAATTATTCGCCAACTGGCCCTGCTGGCAGACGAGGGCCCCGAGGCAGAGCTGGGCCCTGATGTACACCCATTAGATGCTGTGAACACAGAGTCTGCAGCACAGAATACATTACACCACACCAGCGCATACCACTCTGTGCGCTCCATGATCCGGGCTGAGCTCAGCCACGGCATGGTGAACTTCCACCACCAGACAGACTCTGGGTGCCGCACTCTGCTGCGTCTGCACCGCGCTCTGCTGTGGCTCAAGCTCTTTCTGGAGAAGTTGGCAGAGACACCGGTGGCTGGTCGATTTAGGAGCCCAGCGGAGCTGTGTCGTGAGGCCTACCAGAGCACCCTGGCACACCACCACACCTGGTTTGTCCGCAGGGCTGCGGAGCTGGCCTTCATTGCCATGCCTGAGCGGGGTTTCTTCTACAGGCTGGTGTGCGTGCATAACCAGGAGGAGTTCAACAAAGTGTTGAACAAAGTGGCGCAGGCCATCGGAGAAGTTTACGACAGGACTCAGGGAGCTCTGGAGGAAAATGGCATGCTGGACTTGCCATAGGAAAGGAAACAGACCTGGACATCATACACTAATAGCAACACAGCGTGTGGTGCTACTTTACCATGTTATTTTTATCATGGTATAATCAGCGTCTTACCAATCATGCAAAGAGCATAGACTCAAGAGAGGTATAACCTCAAGAAAATGTGAATGGGCTTGATTTTAGCAGTTATCCATTACAAGTGCCATATTTTCCTACTAACCAAAGGGCAGTGGGAACAATCAGCTAAGACTGAAAGACAGTTTGCTTTCAGTCTACAGACATTCCTCACCAAATACTTCATTATGTGAGATAATATCTTTACATGGCATCCTTATATTAGTGACACAAGGCTGCTGCTGATGCCTATAGGCTGGCTAAATGCCAACTATAACTTATTTATGTAAATGATCAGTTCTTCATATACATGTGACAGGCTCTTGAAAATGAATGCCATAATGATAGTAATCAGGTGATTTGGTTCACTACCTCAAAACTAGCTCTAGATACCTCATAGCGAATCTGAGACCAATCTGTGATGATTATGCAGAAATCAATGTATGCTGAAAACTCAGAATGGGCTTTTAAAGAGAATAATATGTTTTATAATGGAATAATTCTTCTGATATGAATGTGAAGTatgaattttgctttttttattttttcatgttaaagATAATCAAGAAATATTTCTCCGATAATGGGAGAAACCACATGACTAATTTCTAACACAGTCTAATCAATTTGTATGATAGCTGTGGCCTTTTGATGCCATTGTGGTGTTGTGTAGTGTTATTCATCCTCCAGCAGAGGTTCCAGTGCTCTGCTAGTGACCAAACTTCACTTATGTAACATTTTGCATACAGTGACCTCACAAAACTATTTTTGTCACCGTGGAAATGTTAGATGCTAGAATTTAcacattggaaaaaaataaccttcaTCTAttgaatacaatacaataaaaggGGAAGGCGTTAAGGCTGGTACCTTTTAGAGTACATTCTCTCAAAATTGGGATTATTCTGAATTCAGATAGGCTGGAATCAGTGAACACATGTAGCCCAGCCTAAGAGACATGCTCAGGTCCAGGGTGAAGGttaatgtctgtgtgtctgcgtgcataTGTGTAACACAGAGAGTATTGCGTGTGCAGTTATCAGTAACTTGCGCTGCTCTTGATCAGACTATTTTAAACCCACAAATACCTCTAATGCTATCTAATCCTGCGGCTCTGTCCCTTTTTACTCCCCTGACAGTCTTTCCAAGAAGATAGAGCCTGAGGGCAtagaggaaagaggagacagGAGCCGGGTGAAGGTTAGAAAACAGACGCACATTTCCGCTGTAATCTTGTCAAGTAGTTGGTGGGAGGTAGACTATATTAAAATAACCCCTGAGGAGGGAAAAGATTCTTGCCTAAAACAGAATTCCCACATTTGTTTGGCCTTTGGTCTAAAGTAGTTCACTCAGTAAGGCAGTATGAGTCTTGCCAACACTGGAATCCAGACAGGCAAGACGTTAATCTATGACCTTTAATCTATGGCTGTTTCTAAGACTATTCCATGGAGGATGACATCATTttgctgtgtgacattttaaatgcaCATTCATTTCCTCTTGACCTTCTCATGAGGTTTGGTTTAGATAATGTGCTGAGATTCTCAGTGATTTACTTCCTAGTTGATtattgtgcacaaaaaaaatcatgtcttaGTGAATGTTGCACCCCTGGTCTATGCCGGTCCTtaactatttttctttgtttgtttttgccaatGATATGTTGTATTCCATGTGTCCACAAGCTTAAATCAGGGTGTCACAGGATCCACTGGTGGTGTAGACTGTAAGGATTAAGGTGAATGAGATTACTGTAGATTATATCCACCTGGCACTACTTCTGACTCTGTGGctgccctctttctcttttcccctaCAAGAGCTGTATCTGACAACATCTGACTTTGCACTTCAGTGAAGTCATGATGGGAGGATCTGTGCCGCTATAATGCCAATTCTACTTTCCAGTAATTGAGGTGCACGCCCTGAATAGCTCCGTTTTCTCCTCTTATGGCATCGGGGGTGAAGTCACCTCATTGTAAGAGCTGTAAAAGCACAAAAGATAActaagaagcagagagagagagagagagagagagggaaaaaaaaagaacgggCATGGAGTTCCCTTAAATGACATTTATTAATTTCtctatgtttttctttttgcagtaaacatgagcaaaaatatacatacagtaacagcaaaaaataaagatcCAAAGAGAATAGAATCATCAGCCATTTGGGTGAGAATATCCCAACAAATTTCATGGATTACtttctcactgttttcttgAATTATCCTTGCACCACAGTCTTAGGCAATAGTAAGTTTGGAAGGGGGGTGGGTGGTTGTTGGTGGGGTAGTAATGAGGTCAGCTATATTTTTCCTAATTTGAAACATGGAGAGCTCACTCCGTCGTTTGTATCGGCCTCCTTAAAGTTAAGCCTGAAAAAggtttttgatgttttgcactCTGTGAAAAGCACTGGGGGAAACACAGTTAATATCTTGCAGCCAAATAATGTATTCACCATATAATCAAATTATTGTGAATGACTGTGTCTTAATTCCGGTACAATAGACCCCATCATCTACACACATGCGGTGTTCACCATGAAACAGTAGCCAATAAGCAGTGACTGCGATGGAGCTCTCACTGCAAACGATCAATTGCCTGTGGCAAGTTGGCCAATCAAAGAGAGTGGGAAGGATTCAAATGATGAGAAAATAATTtctacatttgaaaaaaaaaaaaaagcttcatgtTAAACCTTAAAGTTAATATATTTTGTCACTCAGAAAGCTGAATCTATCGATGAAAACCTACCAGGTAACTCCCTTGTCATGATACAATCCAAGCTAATACATTCTTTCCTCTTTACAacaaaatagcaataaaaatactctttttttttaaataaaacatttttttaattgatcaaTCTTGAAAATGCACATtggcaaaacatattttatgtcTGAATGCAATATTTATGTGTTCTtgcctttttcttcctttctcttgaTGATTCACGTTGCACTGAATTTGTTACAGCCTTTCCAATAAATACATCATACAGCCACACAAGAAATAAAGATATTGCTTTTTGAGGACATCTCCAAATTAtcacagagaaacagataaaTGGAGATAACAGGAAACAACATTCTGTGACACTGGGGAACAACATAGTCTGTCCACCAGGAGGCACTGTTATCTTTGTAGTGAAACCTGTTCTTTTTGTGCGTATTATTACATAAGACTAGGCCTGGTAACAACATGGGATCTATCGCAGTCCACCTGGAATCTATCATTGCCTGAGAGCCTTTTGCTCAAATCAGTCGTTGATGATGTGTCATTGCAGCACAGTAGCTAAATATATCTTTTAAATTGCCACGAGGATCTTTGGTTGGGGGTAATTTGAACAatgttcacatgcacaaaactaaaaaaaacaaaaacaacaatgtccAATTAGGCAATTAAGACAACTTTATTCTTGTGCTATAAATCAGAATATGTTCACCAAAAAATAGACAAGTTTTTTAATAattcctggggaaaaaaatggattaaatgcTTTGAATAATTTGTGTAAATTACTGTGGGATTAATCAACTTTCTCTTTTACTGgcatatattttgaaaaatataatttcCGAAGAAGATGGCGGAGAAATAAGGGTTTGACCCAAGGAGAAGGAACGACAAAGTAGGGTAAAGAACTAAAGTGTGCCTGCTCAGGATTAGCCAACCAGATTAAGagattacagtgaaattaagtAAGTGTTGTAGGAATGCCAAAGGAGAAGTCCATGAGTACGGGTCAATCCATAGCTGAGAAACAGCAAAATGGACTCCCACATAGCTGTTCATCAAGGGGGGAATCTCTcacggtgaaaaaaaaatacattatccACTAAATGTGGACCACGCAACTGCATTAGACCACACCAACTGTTTTCTATCAAATCTGG belongs to Myripristis murdjan chromosome 14, fMyrMur1.1, whole genome shotgun sequence and includes:
- the gltpd2b gene encoding glycolipid transfer protein domain-containing protein 2, coding for MGVKSKAAAAIIVLLLFLGSLWLQGGLDYHWDSCLKGYNQVNKVRVEANHELYPLSNSSEGYGAEGPEVLGQCPGQTFQVSLLLSHLLAAPAFTSDVLLQPYLSSWDELVRFMEALGPMVGLISKEIETKTSIIRQLALLADEGPEAELGPDVHPLDAVNTESAAQNTLHHTSAYHSVRSMIRAELSHGMVNFHHQTDSGCRTLLRLHRALLWLKLFLEKLAETPVAGRFRSPAELCREAYQSTLAHHHTWFVRRAAELAFIAMPERGFFYRLVCVHNQEEFNKVLNKVAQAIGEVYDRTQGALEENGMLDLP